The Medicago truncatula cultivar Jemalong A17 chromosome 4, MtrunA17r5.0-ANR, whole genome shotgun sequence genome includes a region encoding these proteins:
- the LOC11438702 gene encoding leucine-rich repeat receptor-like kinase protein SUNN, whose amino-acid sequence MKSITCYLLLLCMLFTTCYSLNNDLDALLKLKKSMKGEKAKDDALKDWKFSTSASGHCSFSGVKCDGEQRVIALNVTQVPLFGHLSKEIGELNMLESLTITMDNLTGELPTELSKLTSLRILNISHNLFSGNFPGNITFGMKKLEALDAYDNNFEGPLPEEIVSLMKLKYLSFAGNFFSGTIPESYSEFQKLEILRLNYNSLTGKIPKSLSKLKKLKELCLGYDNAYAGGIPPEFGSIKSLRYLDISNSNLTGEIPPSLGNLENLDYLFLQMNYLTGKIPPELSSMRSLMMLDLSINELSGEIPETFSKLKHLTLINFFQNKLCGSIPAFVGDLPNLETLQVWDNNFSSVLPQNLGSNGKFIYFDVTKNHLTGLIPPELCKSKKLKTFIVSDNFLSGPIPNGIGACKSLEKIRVANNYLDGLVPPGIFQLPSVTMMELRNNRFNGQLPSEISGNSLGILALSNNLFTGRISASMKNLRSLQTLLLDANQFVGEIPTEVFALPVLTRINISGNNLTGGIPKTVTQCSTLTAVDFSLNMLTGEVPKGMKNLKVLNILNVSHNSISGQIPNDIRFMMSLTTLDLSYNNFTGIVPTGGQFLVFNDRSFAGNPSLCFPHQSTCSSLLYPSRKSHAKEKVIVIAIVFATVVLMVIVTLYMIRKRKRHMAKAWKLTAY is encoded by the coding sequence atgaaaaGCATCACATGTTATTTGCTACTATTGTGCATGTTATTTACAACGtgttattcattaaataatgatCTTGATGCGTTGCTAAagctaaaaaaatcaatgaaaggAGAGAAAGCCAAAGATGATGCACTCAAAGACTGGAAATTTTCAACTTCTGCTTCAGGTCACTGTTCATTTTCCGGTGTCAAATGCGACGGAGAACAACGAGTGATTGCTCTAAACGTGACGCAAGTTCCACTCTTCGGACACCTTTCCAAGGAGATCGGAGAGTTGAACATGCTCGAGAGCCTTACAATCACTATGGACAATCTCACCGGCGAGCTTCCAACTGAGCTATCCAAACTTACTTCTCTTAGAATCCTCAACATCTCTCACAACCTCTTCTCCGGTAACTTCCCCGGCAACATCACTTTCGGAATGAAGAAACTTGAGGCTCTAGATGCTTATGACAATAATTTCGAAGGTCCTCTTCCAGAGGAAATCGTTAGCCTGATGAAACTCAAGTACTTAAGTTTTGCTGGAAACTTTTTCTCCGGTACAATACCGGAGAGTTACTCGGAGTTTCAGAAGTTGGAGATTTTAAGGCTCAACTATAACAGTTTAACGGGGAAGATTCCGAAGAGTTTGTCTAAGTTAAAGAAGCTGAAGGAACTCTGTTTAGGTTACGATAATGCTTACGCCGGTGGAATTCCACCGGAGTTCGGTTCAATCAAATCTCTCCGATATCTGGACATTTCTAACTCTAACCTCACCGGAGAAATTCCACCGAGTCTTGGAAATTTAGAAAACCTCGACTACTTGTTTTTGCAAATGAACTACCTCACCGGAAAAATTCCACCCGAACTCTCTTCAATGCGAAGTCTCATGATGTTGGATCTCTCCATCAACGAACTCTCAGGGGAGATTCCAGAAACCTTCTCAAAGCTGAAACATCTCACTCTTATCAATTTCTTCCAGAACAAGCTTTGCGGTTCAATTCCAGCGTTCGTCGGTGATCTTCCTAACCTCGAAACGCTTCAGGTTTGGGACAACAATTTCTCTTCTGTATTGCCGCAGAATCTCGGTTCAAACGGAAAGTTCATATACTTTGACGTTACGAAGAATCACCTCACCGGATTGATCCCACCGGAGTTATGCAAATCGAAGAAGTTGAAAACGTTTATCGTTTCTGACAACTTTCTCAGCGGTCCAATACCTAACGGAATCGGTGCGTGTAAGTCACTTGAAAAAATCAGAGTCGCTAATAACTACTTGGACGGCCTGGTCCCACCGGGAATTTTTCAGTTGCCTTCTGTAACGATGATGGAGCTTAGAAATAACCGTTTTAACGGCCAACTACCATCGGAGATTTCCGGCAATTCTCTCGGGATTCTCGCTCTTTCTAACAATTTATTTACCGGGAGGATTTCGGCGTCCATGAAGAATCTCCGATCACTGCAGACTCTGTTACTCGACGCCAATCAGTTTGTCGGAGAAATTCCGACAGAGGTCTTTGCTTTACCGGTGTTGACTAGAATTAACATAAGTGGCAACAATCTCACTGGTGGAATTCCAAAGACGGTTACTCAATGTAGTACATTGACAGCCGTTGACTTCAGCCTAAACATGCTTACCGGTGAGGTTCCTAAAGGGATGAAGAATCTGAAGGTGCTAAACATTTTGAATGTTTCGCATAATAGCATATCGGGGCAAATCCCCAATGATATTAGATTCATGATGAGTCTAACGACGCTGGATTTATCTTACAACAATTTCACCGGAATTGTCCCCACCGGTGGTCAGTTTTTGGTCTTCAACGACCGTTCATTTGCGGGAAACCCTAGCTTATGTTTCCCACACCAATCAACATGTTCTTCATTGCTCTATCCTTCGAGAAAAAGCCATGCAAAGGAGAAAGTCATCGTCATAGCAATTGTCTTTGCCACAGTGGTTTTGATGGTAATTGTAACATTGTACATGATAAGGAAGAGGAAGCGTCACATGGCAAAAGCATGGAAGCTAACAGCGTATTAG